The following DNA comes from Sinorhizobium mexicanum.
CGCCTGCCGGTCTATCCGGTCAAAGGCTATTCGCTCACCATCCCGATCACCAACGCCTCACGTGCGCCGGAATCGACGGTGATGGACGAGACCTACAAGATTGCGATCACGCGGCTCGGCGACCGCATCCGAGTTGGTGGAATGGCGGAAATTTCTGGCTACACCAACGATCTCGGCGAGGCCCGCCGCCGCACGCTGGAACATTCCGTCACCGACCTCTTCCCGGGCGGCGACGCCGGCAAAGCCTCGTTCTGGTCCGGACTGAGGCCGATGACGCCGGACGGCACGCCGGTCATCGGACCCACGAAGATTGCTGGCCTGTTTCTCAATACCGGCCACGGGACCCTCGGCTGGACGATGAGTTCGGGCTCGGCCCGAGTCATCGCCGATCTTGTTTCCGGCCGCAAGCCAGAAATCGATGCCGCCGATTTCGCCGTCGCACGGTATGCCTGAACACTCACAACCAGACTTTAACGGAGAGTCCCGTCGGTGCTGGGATGCCATGACAACCGCCTTGAGGGGACCGAGAACGACGACGGAACGCTTCGGGGTTACGGGCACGTTAACCGTTCCCTCGTGCAGAAGGTCGTCGTTGCGCCTGCCCCTGGTCACCGACGCGCAGAACTCCCCCCTTTATGGCCCGACTGGCATCAATCTTCGCCGCGCAGGATGGGGGTATGCGGCTGGGCAAGGCGAGGTGCTGTGGGTGCGCCGAGGGCTTAGCGCATCGGCCCGAAAATCGGAATCGGTTTTCGGAAAGCACGATGCGTGGATTCAAAGACTTACAGCGTCCTTTGTGCGTCCTGAAGGACGCACGGGTCTGTCGTCGGCGTGCTGAAGCAAAAAAAGCCCCGGTGTCTTTCGACGTCGGGGGCTTTTGTGATCTGGTTGCGGGGGCCTGATCACACAGAGACCTGAAAAAATATAAAGCCGCGAGCTGGCTGTGCGGCAACAGTTTCCGCTTTTGCGCCAACAGCAACGTTGGCAGTCGGATCTGCCTAATAGCATCGGACGTGGAACAATATCGGTTAGCGCCGCCCCTTGCGCATTCGGTCGAATCTGAAATCGTCCTCCGCAGCCGTCCGGCCGCGGAAGCCGCTTCGCACTATTCAACCCGATGCCTCAGACGGCGAGTTGCGGCCGGAAGACCACATCGGCCCAGTAGTTGGCGGAAGCGAAAGTGTCGGTCGGGAACAGGCCCGCAGTGGCATTTCCACCGTATGCGTAAACGCCGTTGCCGCCGGCGGCGCCGCTTGATGGGGCAGTCAGCGGACCATTCGTGACCGCGCCGGTGAAGAAGTTGTCCGTCGCCACATAGAAGCCGGTCGTGTGGTAGGACGCGATATAGGTGGTGTTGGCGCTGATCGAGACGGGTGTCGACAGCGCAACTGTCTGCCAGCCGCTGGCCGCCGTGTTGGTGAATGTGGCGCTGGCGAGTTTGGTGCCGGTCGCGGTCCACAGGTCGAGCACGTTCTGCCCGGTGTCGCTGGAACTGCGGTAGAATTTCAGCGCCGTGATCTGGCCGGCAACGTTCGCCTGAAACTTGACGCCGACCTCGAGCTGCTGGCCGTCGTTGAGGCTTGCCTGGGCCGGCGTGGCGGATGCGCTGAACAGGCTGTAGGTCGTGGGAGCTGTCGATATGGCGATGTTGAAGGTCTCGCTGGCAGCGAGGCTGCCGAGATCGGCGGCCGTGACCCGGATCGCCAGCGTGCCGACATCGGCCGCCGTCGGCGTGCCGCTGAACGTCCGTGTCGAAGCGTTGAAGCTCAGCCAGCCGGGAAGCGGCGAGCCGTCGGCGGCGGTCGCCGTATAGGTGAGCGTGTCGCCGTCGTCGACATCGGTGAAGGTGCCGGTCGGCAGCACCAGCGAGAAGGCCGAGCCGACGGTGGCGTTCTGATTGGCGGTCTGGGCCGCGAGCACCGGCGCGTCATTGGCGCCGTGGATGGTGACGGTGAGCGTGGCCGTCGAGGTGGCGCCGGCTGCATCGCGCATCGTGTAGCTGAAGACGTCGGTCAGCGTGTTGGTCGACTGCCGCAAGGCCTGCACCGCGGCATCATTCTCGTTGACGCTGTAGGTGAAGGCGCCCGACGCATTGAGCACCAGGCTGCCATGCGCGCCGGCAAGCGCCGTGCCGAGCGTGCCGGTCGTCGTCCCGAACCGGACCGCAGTGACGGTTTTGGTGTCGCCGGCATCCGGATCGGTATCATTGGTGAGCACATTGCCGCTGGCCGGCGCCCCGCCCGTGTCGTTGAGGACGCCGCCCTTCTCGGTGGCGTCGCCGCTGTCGGCGACCGCCGTCGGCGCCGTGTTCGGCGTCGGCGTCACGGTGATGTTGAAGGTTTCGCTGGTGGCAAGGCTGCCGAGATCGGCGGCCGTGACCCGGATCGCCAACGTGCCGACATCGGCCGCCGTCGGCGTGCCGCTGAACGTCCGTGTCGAAGCGTTGAAGCTCAGCCAGCCGGGAAGCGGCGAGCCGTCGGCGGCCGTGGCCGTGTAGGCGAGCGTGTCGCCGTTGTCGACATCGGTGAAGGTGCCGGTCGGCAGCACCAGCGAGAAGGCGGTGTCGACGACGGCGTTCTGATTGGCGGTCTGGGCCGCGAGCACCGGCGCGTCATCGGCGCCGTGGATGGTCACGGTGAGCGTGGCCGTCGAGGTGGCGCCGGTTGCGTCGCGCATCGTGTAGCTGAAGACGTCGGTCAGCGTGTTGGTCGACTGCCGCAAGGCCTGCACCGCGGCATCATTCTCGTTGACGCTGTAGGTGTAGAGACCCGACGCATTGAGCACCAAGCTGCCATGCGCGCCGGCGAGCGCCGTGCCGAGCGTGCCGGTCGTCGTCCCGAACCGGACCGCAGTGACGGTTTTGGTGTCGCCGGCATCCGGATCGGTATCATTGGTGAGCACATTGCCGCTGGCCGGCGCCCCGCCTGATCCGTTGGCGACGCCGCCCCTCTCGGTCGCGTCGCCCGTATCTGCAACCGCCGTCGGCGTGGTGTTCGGCGTCGCCGGCCTGAAGACCACATCGGCCCAATAGTTGGTGGCGCTGGAAGTCCTATTCGGGAAGACGCCGTTGGTGCTGCTGCCACCATAGCGGAAGACGCCATTGCCACTGGCCGGCGCCGTCAGCGGGCCGCTCGTGACGGCGCTTGTGAAGTAGTTGGTTGTCGCCACGTAGAAGCCGGTCGTGTGGTAGGACGCGACATAGTTGGTGTTGGCGCTGATCGAGACGGGTGTCGACAGGGCAACTGTCTGCCAGCCGCTGGCCGCCGTGTTGGTGAATGTGGCGCTGGCGAGTTTGGTGCCGGTCGCGGTCCACAGGTCGAGCACGTTCTGCCCGGTGTCGCTGGCGCTGCGGTAGAATTTCAGCGCCGTGATCTGGCCGGCAACGTTCGCCTGGAACTTGACGCCGACCTCGAGCTGCCGGCCGTCGTTGAGGCTTGCCTGGGCCGGCGTGGCGGATGCGCTGAACAGGCTGTAGGTCGTGGGAGCTGTCGATATGGCGATGTTGAAGGTCTCGCTGGCAGCGAGGCTGCCGAGATCGGCGGCCGTGACCCGGATCGCCAGCGTGCCGACATCGGCCGCCGTCGGCGTGCCGCTGAACGTCCGTGTCGAAGCGTTGAAGCTCAGCCAGCCGGGAAGCGGCGAGCCGTCGGCGGCGGTCGCCGTATAGGTGAGCGTGTCGCCGTCGTCGACATCGGTGAAGGTGCCGGTCGGCAGCACCAGCGAGAAGGCCGAGCCGACGGTGGCGTTCTGATTGGCGGTCTGGGCCGCGAGCACCGGCGCGTCATTGGCGCCGTGGATGGTGACGGTGAGCGTGGCCGTCGAGGTGGCGCCGGCTGCATCGCGCATCGTGTAGCTGAAGACGTCGGTCAGCGTGTTGGTCGACTGCCGCAAGGCCTGCACCGCGGCATCATTCTCGTTGACGCTGTAGGTGAAGGCGCCCGACGCATTGAGCACCAGGCTGCCATGCGCGCCGGCAAGCGCCGTGCCGAGCGTGCCGGTCGTCGTCCCGAACCGGACCGCAGTGACGGTTTTGGTGTCGCCGGCATCCGGATCGGTATCATTGGTGAGCACATTGCCGCTGGCCGGCGCCCCGCCCGTGTCGTTGAGGACGCCGCCCTTCTCGGTGGCGTCGCCGCTGTCGGCGACCGCCGTCGGCGCCGTGTTCGGCGTCGGCGTCACGGTGATGTTGAAGGTTTCGCTGGTGGCAAGGCTGCCGAGATCGGCGGCCGTGACCCGGATCGCCAACGTGCCGACATCGGCCGCCGTCGGCGTGCCGCTGAACGTCCGTGTCGAAGCGTTGAAGCTCAGCCAGCCGGGAAGCGGCGAGCCGCCGGCGGCCGTGGCCGTGTAGGCGAGCGTGTCGCCGTTGTCGACATCGGTGAAGGTGCCGGTCGGCAGCACCAGCGAGAAGGCGGTGTCGACGACGGCGTTCTGATTGGCGGTCTGGGCCGCGAGCACCGGCGCGTCATTGGCGCCGTGGATGGTCACGGTGAGCGTGGCCGTCGAGGTGGCGCCGGTTGCGTCGCGCATCGTGTAGCTGAAGACGTCGGTCAGCGTGTTGGTCGACTGCCGCAAGGCCTGCACCGCGGCATCATTCTCGTTGACGCTGTAGGTGTAGAGACCCGACGCATTGAGCACCAAGCTGCCATGCGCGCCGGCGAGCGCCGTGCCGAGCGTGCCGGTCGTCGTCCCGAACCGGACCGCAGTGACGGTTTTGGTGTCGCCGGCATCCGGATCGGTATCGTTGGTGAGCACATTGCCGCTGGCCGGCGCCCCGCCTGATCCGTTGGCGACGCCGCCCTTCTCCGTGGCGTCGCCCGTATCTGCAACCGCCGTCGGCGCCGAATTTGCCGACGCCGGATTGAATAAGACGTCGACCCAGTAGTTCTCGGCGTTGAAGGTGCTGCTGGGGAAGGCGCTGGCCGAATTGTAGGTGTAGACACCGGCATTCGCCGGCGCGGTTAGCGGTCCATTTGACACGGGAGACGCGAAATAGTTCCCCGTTGCCGTATAGTGTCCGTAGTTGGTGTGATACGAGACCACATATGTCGTGCCAGCGGTGATTGCGACCGGGTTGGAAAAGCTCGCCGCCTGCCAGCCTACCCCTGACTCGTTGGTGAAGGTGACCGTCGCCAGCCTGGTTCCTGTGCTCGACCAGAGCGACCCCGTATGTGGCCCGATGTTCAAGTCGCTCTTGTAGTACCGCACCCCCGTCACGGTGCCGGCCACTGAGGATTGGAACTTCATTCCCACTTCGATCGGCTTGGCATCGGCATCCGGCACGATGGGCGGGATGGCCGAAACGGGAAAGAAGTTGTTGCCGGTGATGGTCACAGTGCGGCCGGCACCGGGGATCTCCAGATTGAGGCTGTCGTCCACCGCCCGAGTTTTGATGGTGAACGTGCCCGCTCTCGGCGCGACCCAGCTGTATGACCAGGTCTCGTCTCCCACCGCCCGGTGCCAGGTCGTGCCGCCATCGGCCGAGACCTCAACCGCAGCGACAACACCACCGACGTCGGAGGCCGTTCCGCTGATCGTGACGGCGTTGCCCACCTTCAGGGCAGTTCCATCATTCGGGGCGGTGATGGATGACACCGGCCTTGTGGTGTCCGTCGACTGTGTTGCCGGCACCAGTCCGGCTTCCAACGTGCCAGGCTGGATTCCCATATCGGCGAGCAGGTTGACCATCGCCTGCTTGACCCGCGGGTCGACCGGGGTGGCCTCCAGATCATGGTTCTCATCGAGCCCCCACGCCCAGTAAACCGTGCCGGCGCCGAACACCAAGGCGCCGCTAGGCGCTCGGTAAAGCGTTAGATTGTGGGTCGCGGTGGCCGCCCCGGTGCCGGTGCCGTAATCGAGCAGATATTCGTTCACGGGCAAGGTTGTCGACGACAGTTCGATGAGTCCGGCGGGACGGAACCCATTGTCGGGCGACTCATCCCATTCATATCCGAGATAGTTTCGCTCGAGGGTGGCCGTCTGGCCCGGTTGCAGGTTTGCCACGCTGGTATCGCGCCAGAAGCGCAGATTGGCGTCATCATACGGGATTGTGATCGCATCGCTCCGGTACGAGTCAACCTGGAACATGGTGCCAGTCAGGGCATTTTCCGGCCGCCCTCCCCCGACCGCCGTTGGCGAGACGAATCGCGGATCCCGGTAGGTTCCGGTCCATTGATTATCCGGATCAATGGGGCCGGCCCTTGTCTCCTTGTAGCATACCAGGGTGCGATACGCTTGGGCGCCGGCACTGATGCTGGGAGCGAAGCGCGTCTCCCAGTAGACCTCGTTGCCGCTCCAGAAGCAGAGGTTCACACCAGCATCCCGCGCTGCCTCGACGTTGGCGCGCTGTTGCCCCGACCAATACTCATCGTGACCGACGCTCAGAAACATCTTGTGGTTCTGGATCAGGCTGCCGAGGCGATCGGAGTCCATTCCAGCCATATAGGAAACGTCATAGCCGTTCTTCTCCAGCCACCGGATGGCCGGGTACTCGACACCGAAGATATAATCCTGCGGCCCAGCCGCGAGGCCGCCGCCCCTCGTGGTGATCGGGCGATTGTAGCTAACCGCATATGCGCGCCCTGGGGCGGAATCGGTCGCCGGCCCGTTGCCCTGATACAGGTTGGCCCCGCCCCAAGGGTTGTAAGCCTGCCAGGTCTCATCCGAGGTTTGGAAGAGGATGTCGCTGTGGCTGCTGTCGTCGCGCACAATGAAAGGGATGTGGTTCTGGCCAGCGGTTCCGTCCTGGCGCACGAGCTTGGCGAAGTAGATCCCCGACGCTGCGTCGGCCGGAATTGCCCAGGACGCTGAAACCGACCAGTTGCCGGCGTCGACCAAACCGGTTGTGCTGTCGCGCAATGGCGTAGGCTGGTTCTGGATGCCAGTATGCTGAATAGTGGCAACCTTGCGAGCTCCCATGCCGCCGTAATAGCCGAGGCGATAGATGTCGATGCGGTAGTTGCTGGAATTCGTATTGATCTTGAAGCTGACGGTCTGGCCGCGATTGACGCTGATATCGGTAGCGAAGCCCTCGATATTCGAGCTACCGGCGCCGTCGATGCCCCACTCACTCTCCGGATTGCCGGGTTTCTGGTTCTCGAGAACGATCGGATTGGTCGCTGCCGCGACCGCGACGATATTTTGCGAGGTGCCGGGGGCAACCGCCGCCCTGGTGACCGGGCCGGGCAATAAGCCGATCCCCGTCATCGTTCCGGCGGCCTCCCGGCTTCCGTGCAACCGTTCCTTCCAACCTGCCAATGGGACCACGTTCCGTAATAGTAACGGATCGCTGGTCGAAGCGCCTAAGATGCCGTGACCGCTCGGCACATAGTCCGCTTCGACGCTCAGCCTTGTACCCGGCACTTGACCCTCTGCCTGGAGGACGTTGAGGGGGGTGGCTTCGGGCACGGCAACCGGCAAAAATCCTGCAGGCACGGAAGATCCCACAATGTCTGTAGTGGCCGAAGGGGTCGTCGCCTGGATCACCATAATGTTTGAAGTCGGTGACTCGGAAGCCACGAAAGGCGTTCTTGCCTCCGGCGCCGTGTGCACGTGACTTTGCAGGGGAGACCGGTCGCGGGGATGGTTGATGCCCCCGGCAGACGTCAGCAGCAACGCTGCCCTGAATGAATCGGTGCTCGGCGCCACTGCACCGCGCCCCGTTGCAGCAGCGCCCACCAGCGACAGCGACGCGTAATCGACATCGACCTGCCCGCAGGCCTCGGAGATAAGACCCCCGCGTAGGCTGCGGTGGTGGCCATTGTCCCGTGCCGTATCGTCTAGGACGCCGCGCTCATTCCGCAGCGCGATGGCCATAGCCGGAGCGAGCTGCGAATTCCCATCGCTCTCGCGTGTGGCGCTGCGCGACCTCGCCTTGACGTCGACGGCCAGCCACCTGAGAACCGACGAATCTGAGAGAATTGAACGGAGATCCCACCAGCGATCATCACCACGCATGAGATGACCCTTTGCGAAACTGTTAAAGCCGCGCGTCAAGATCCAATACAAGATCGCCTTTGCGTGCACGTGCCACACGGAAGAATAGCTGAAACTGCAATAAATATACCGTAGCTATTTCGATCGAGATCAAACGATCAATTACCGTAAGAAGGTGATCGAGTTCAGCCGCTTTATTTGGAAAAGCAGGCGAAAGAGCCATCCCCCGAAGGTACTGGCGGTAGGACAGACAAGAGAGCCAGGATCGCGAGCATTGTGGCCGCGGTGGAGGCGACGACGTTCACGCTTTTGATGCGACACGCGTATCCGGAGAGGAGGTTCCTGCGCTCGTCTGCGAGCACAAAAACAAAAGCTCCTCGACGCTTACGCGGAGGAGCTTTTGAGCAAATATCCCGAGTGAGAGAATTTGCAAGTGTCATTGGTTGCGGGGGCAGGATTTGAACCTGCGGCCTTCAGGTTATGAGCCTGACGAGCTACCGGGCTGCTCCACCCCGCGTTATCTGCGTTTTGGTTCGGTGTTGTTTTGGCCGTTTGTCGGCGTTTGTGCGAGAAGACGTTTTGATTGTTTTGCTTGCGTTTTGCAGACCTGGCAGCGACCTACTCTCCCGCGTCTTAAGACGAAGTACCATCGGCGCTGGGGCGTTTCACGGCCGTGTTCGGAATGGGAACGGGTGCAGCCACCCCGCCAGAACCACCAGGTCGGCAAAGCGCAAGCTTGAGCCTTGCGATGCGGGCTCAATCTTGCTCTTTGCTGGCGCGGCTAAGCTTATCCTTCTCGCTGGTCGCTCGAAGGGCAGCCGCGCTGGCCATACGGCTCCCTCTGGTTAGGGAGGCTGTGTGGCCTGGAGCAAGTTTCACATGCATGGCATGGCAAACTTTAATCGAGAAGCTGGTGAAGCGATTGCTTCGTTTTGAACACGTCTTTGCGTCTTATCCGGACAATTCCAGCAGCCGGCAGAGCCGAGCCGCCGGGCGTCCGGCGCGCCGTCCGCAGCGCCTTTGGCGCGTGAGGACAGAAGAATGATGCTCATCTTCGATGAGCATAAGCAATGGGAACGATCAAGCCGATCGAACGATTAGTACCGGTAAGCTTCATGCGTTGCCGCACTTCCACACCCGGCCTATCAACGTGGTCGTCTTCCACGGTTCTCAAGGGAATACTCGTTTTCAGGTGGGTTTCCCGCTTAGATGCCTTCAGCGGTTATCCCTTCCATATATAGCTACCCTGCTATGCCCTTGGCAGGACAACAGGTCCACCAGAGATATGTCCATCCCGGTCCTCTCGTACTAGGGACAGATCCTGTCAATATTCCTACACCCACGGCAGATAGGGACCGAACTGTCTCACGACGTTCTGAACCCAGCTCACGTACCGCTTTAATTGGCGAACAGCCAAACCCTTGGGACCTGCTCCAGCCCCAGGATGCGATGAGCCGACATCGAGGTGCCAAACAACCCCGTCGATATGGACTCTTGGGGGTCATCAGCCTGTTATCCCCGGCGTACCTTTTATCCGTTGAGCGATGGCCCTTCCACGCGGGACCACCGGATCACTATGACCGACTTTCGTCTCTGCTCGACTTGTCAGTCTCGCAGTCAGGCGGGCTTATGCCATTGCACTCGACGAGCGATTTCCGACCGCTCTGAGCCCACCATCGCGCGCCTCCGTTACTCTTTCGGAGGCGACCGCCCCAGTCAAACTACCCACCATACACTGTCCCGGATCCGGATGACGGACCGCGGTTAGACATCCATGACGATAAGGGTGGTATTTCAAGGATGGCTCCACAGGAACTGGCGTCCCTGCTTCAAAGCCTACCACCTATCCTACACATGCCGACACGAATGCCAGTGTAAAGCTATAGTAAAGGTGCACGGGGTCTTTCCGTCTGACCGCAGGAACCCCGCATCTTCACGGGGAATTCAATTTCACTGAGTCTGCGTTGGAGACAGCGGGGAAGTCGTTACGCCATTCGTGCAGGTCGGAACTTACCCGACAAGGAATTTCGCTACCTTAGGACCGTTATAGTTACGGCCGCCGTTTACTGGGGCTTCGATTCAGAGCTTGCACCCCTCCTCTTAACCTTCCAGCACCGGGCAGGCGTCAGACCCTATACGTCGTCTTGCGACTTCGCAGAGCCCTGTGTTTTTGATAAACAGTCGCTACCCCCTGGTCTGTGCCACCCCATCATGGTTGCCCACAATGAGGTCACGCTTCTTCCGAAGTTACGCGTGCAATTTGCCGAGTTCCTTCAACGCAGTTCTCTCAAGCGCCTTGGTATACTCTACCTGACCACCTGTGTCGGTTTCGGGTACGGTCTATACGGTGGAGCTATTTCCCGGGACCGCGTCCAGGCCTGGACAATCCAATAAGTCCAGACAAGTTAAGCGATCCGTCACTACCACCAGGCCCACGAATATTAACGTGGTTCCCATCGACTACGCGTGTCCGCCTCGTCTTAGGGGCCGGCTAACCCTGCTCAGATTAACTTTAAGCAGGAACCCTTGGTCTTTCGGCGAGAGGGTCTCTCACCCTCTTTATCGTTACTCATGTCAACATTCGCACTTCCGATACCTCCAGGACCCCTCACGGGTATCCCTTCACAGGCTTACGGAACGCTCCGCTACCACGTATCTTGCGATACATCCTCAGCTTCGGTGCATGGCTTTAGCCCCGTTACATTTTCGGCGCAAAGACCCTTATTTAGACCAGTGAGCTGTTACGCTTTCTTTAAATGATGGCTGCTTCTAAGCCAACATCCTGGTTGTTTTGGGATCCTCACATCCTTTCCCACTTAGCCATGACTTGGGGACCTTAGCTGGAGGTCAGGGTTGTTGCCCTTTTCACGACGGACGTTAGCACCCGCCGTGTGTCTGCCGACTAGTACTCCCCGGTATTCGGAGTTTGGTTAGGATCAGTAAGACGGTGAGTCCCCATAGCCCATCCAGTGCTCTACCCCCGGGGGTATTCGGTCGACGCTCTACCTAAATAGATTTCGCGGAGAACCAGCTATTTCCGAGTTTGATTGGCCTTTCACCCCTAGCCACAAGTCATCCCAATCTATTGCAACAGATGCGGGTTCGGTCCTC
Coding sequences within:
- a CDS encoding DUF4082 domain-containing protein gives rise to the protein MRGDDRWWDLRSILSDSSVLRWLAVDVKARSRSATRESDGNSQLAPAMAIALRNERGVLDDTARDNGHHRSLRGGLISEACGQVDVDYASLSLVGAAATGRGAVAPSTDSFRAALLLTSAGGINHPRDRSPLQSHVHTAPEARTPFVASESPTSNIMVIQATTPSATTDIVGSSVPAGFLPVAVPEATPLNVLQAEGQVPGTRLSVEADYVPSGHGILGASTSDPLLLRNVVPLAGWKERLHGSREAAGTMTGIGLLPGPVTRAAVAPGTSQNIVAVAAATNPIVLENQKPGNPESEWGIDGAGSSNIEGFATDISVNRGQTVSFKINTNSSNYRIDIYRLGYYGGMGARKVATIQHTGIQNQPTPLRDSTTGLVDAGNWSVSASWAIPADAASGIYFAKLVRQDGTAGQNHIPFIVRDDSSHSDILFQTSDETWQAYNPWGGANLYQGNGPATDSAPGRAYAVSYNRPITTRGGGLAAGPQDYIFGVEYPAIRWLEKNGYDVSYMAGMDSDRLGSLIQNHKMFLSVGHDEYWSGQQRANVEAARDAGVNLCFWSGNEVYWETRFAPSISAGAQAYRTLVCYKETRAGPIDPDNQWTGTYRDPRFVSPTAVGGGRPENALTGTMFQVDSYRSDAITIPYDDANLRFWRDTSVANLQPGQTATLERNYLGYEWDESPDNGFRPAGLIELSSTTLPVNEYLLDYGTGTGAATATHNLTLYRAPSGALVFGAGTVYWAWGLDENHDLEATPVDPRVKQAMVNLLADMGIQPGTLEAGLVPATQSTDTTRPVSSITAPNDGTALKVGNAVTISGTASDVGGVVAAVEVSADGGTTWHRAVGDETWSYSWVAPRAGTFTIKTRAVDDSLNLEIPGAGRTVTITGNNFFPVSAIPPIVPDADAKPIEVGMKFQSSVAGTVTGVRYYKSDLNIGPHTGSLWSSTGTRLATVTFTNESGVGWQAASFSNPVAITAGTTYVVSYHTNYGHYTATGNYFASPVSNGPLTAPANAGVYTYNSASAFPSSTFNAENYWVDVLFNPASANSAPTAVADTGDATEKGGVANGSGGAPASGNVLTNDTDPDAGDTKTVTAVRFGTTTGTLGTALAGAHGSLVLNASGLYTYSVNENDAAVQALRQSTNTLTDVFSYTMRDATGATSTATLTVTIHGANDAPVLAAQTANQNAVVDTAFSLVLPTGTFTDVDNGDTLAYTATAAGGSPLPGWLSFNASTRTFSGTPTAADVGTLAIRVTAADLGSLATSETFNITVTPTPNTAPTAVADSGDATEKGGVLNDTGGAPASGNVLTNDTDPDAGDTKTVTAVRFGTTTGTLGTALAGAHGSLVLNASGAFTYSVNENDAAVQALRQSTNTLTDVFSYTMRDAAGATSTATLTVTIHGANDAPVLAAQTANQNATVGSAFSLVLPTGTFTDVDDGDTLTYTATAADGSPLPGWLSFNASTRTFSGTPTAADVGTLAIRVTAADLGSLAASETFNIAISTAPTTYSLFSASATPAQASLNDGRQLEVGVKFQANVAGQITALKFYRSASDTGQNVLDLWTATGTKLASATFTNTAASGWQTVALSTPVSISANTNYVASYHTTGFYVATTNYFTSAVTSGPLTAPASGNGVFRYGGSSTNGVFPNRTSSATNYWADVVFRPATPNTTPTAVADTGDATERGGVANGSGGAPASGNVLTNDTDPDAGDTKTVTAVRFGTTTGTLGTALAGAHGSLVLNASGLYTYSVNENDAAVQALRQSTNTLTDVFSYTMRDATGATSTATLTVTIHGADDAPVLAAQTANQNAVVDTAFSLVLPTGTFTDVDNGDTLAYTATAADGSPLPGWLSFNASTRTFSGTPTAADVGTLAIRVTAADLGSLATSETFNITVTPTPNTAPTAVADSGDATEKGGVLNDTGGAPASGNVLTNDTDPDAGDTKTVTAVRFGTTTGTLGTALAGAHGSLVLNASGAFTYSVNENDAAVQALRQSTNTLTDVFSYTMRDAAGATSTATLTVTIHGANDAPVLAAQTANQNATVGSAFSLVLPTGTFTDVDDGDTLTYTATAADGSPLPGWLSFNASTRTFSGTPTAADVGTLAIRVTAADLGSLAASETFNIAISTAPTTYSLFSASATPAQASLNDGQQLEVGVKFQANVAGQITALKFYRSSSDTGQNVLDLWTATGTKLASATFTNTAASGWQTVALSTPVSISANTTYIASYHTTGFYVATDNFFTGAVTNGPLTAPSSGAAGGNGVYAYGGNATAGLFPTDTFASANYWADVVFRPQLAV